The following proteins are co-located in the Lachnospiraceae bacterium genome:
- a CDS encoding DUF2508 family protein, protein MFRRKKTDREERLARFWQHEAYQLEETKQELERLYLQLEDVVDERLVDSIIYEIKSQEAKYDYHYQNIRMLEERTEVVG, encoded by the coding sequence ATGTTTAGAAGAAAAAAGACCGATCGAGAGGAACGACTGGCCCGCTTTTGGCAGCATGAGGCGTATCAGCTGGAGGAAACAAAGCAGGAGCTGGAACGCCTGTATCTGCAGCTAGAGGATGTGGTGGACGAGCGTTTAGTGGACAGCATTATCTATGAGATTAAATCACAGGAAGCAAAATATGATTATCATTATCAAAACATCCGCATGCTGGAGGAGCGGACAGAGGTAGTGGGGTAA
- the recR gene encoding recombination protein RecR: MDYFGSPVSKLIEELSRLPGIGRKSAQRLAFHMIRMPKEETQALAEAIVSARTEVRYCKECGCLTDEELCPICSDTARDHTVIMVVEDARDMAAYERTRQYKGVYHILQGVISPLSGVNPQDLKIKELLDRLKDETVQEVIVATNPTVEGETTAMYLSRLLKPLGVKVTRIANGVPVGGDLEYIDEVTLARALEGRVPL, encoded by the coding sequence ATGGATTATTTTGGCAGTCCGGTTTCTAAGCTGATTGAGGAGCTGTCGAGATTGCCCGGGATCGGCCGCAAGAGTGCGCAGCGACTAGCATTTCATATGATTCGCATGCCGAAGGAGGAGACGCAGGCGCTGGCGGAGGCTATTGTGTCGGCGCGGACCGAGGTGCGTTACTGCAAGGAATGCGGATGTCTGACGGATGAGGAGCTCTGTCCCATCTGCTCCGATACCGCCAGGGACCATACGGTGATTATGGTGGTGGAGGATGCGCGGGATATGGCGGCATATGAACGCACGCGCCAGTATAAAGGCGTGTATCATATCCTGCAGGGGGTGATTTCACCGCTTTCGGGGGTGAATCCGCAGGATCTGAAGATCAAGGAGCTGTTGGACCGATTGAAGGATGAGACGGTGCAAGAGGTGATCGTTGCGACCAATCCTACGGTGGAGGGCGAGACGACGGCAATGTATTTGAGCCGTTTGCTCAAGCCGCTTGGCGTAAAGGTGACGCGTATCGCCAACGGCGTGCCGGTGGGCGGCGATCTGGAGTATATCGATGAGGTGACGCTGGCCCGGGCGCTAGAGGGGCGCGTGCCTCTCTAA
- a CDS encoding YbaB/EbfC family nucleoid-associated protein: MAKRGGFTGMPGGMNNLMKQAQRVQRQMEEMQKELEAKEFEGTAGGEAVKVTVTGKKQVVSVELKPEVVDPEDIEMLQDLIVAAANEALRQIDEYHEQKMGGISGGLNIPGIF; the protein is encoded by the coding sequence ATGGCAAAACGTGGTGGTTTTACCGGCATGCCGGGCGGCATGAATAATTTGATGAAACAGGCGCAGCGCGTGCAGCGCCAGATGGAGGAGATGCAGAAGGAGCTGGAGGCCAAGGAGTTCGAGGGAACGGCCGGCGGCGAGGCTGTGAAGGTGACGGTGACCGGAAAGAAGCAGGTGGTCAGCGTGGAGCTGAAGCCTGAGGTTGTGGATCCGGAGGATATCGAGATGCTGCAGGATCTGATTGTGGCGGCTGCGAATGAGGCGCTGCGTCAGATCGACGAATACCATGAGCAGAAGATGGGCGGCATCAGCGGCGGCCTGAATATTCCGGGGATTTTCTAA